The following proteins are co-located in the Enoplosus armatus isolate fEnoArm2 chromosome 10, fEnoArm2.hap1, whole genome shotgun sequence genome:
- the sfxn5b gene encoding sideroflexin-5b isoform X1: MAESAACPAFQLGRPRYDQGSFLGRLRHFIDIIDPSTLFVSEKQLKECIKLLDDYKHGTLPPGVSDLQLWEAQKIKQAIIHPDTGEKIFMPFRMSGYVPFGTPIVIGLLLPNQTVVSTIIWQWLNQSHNACVNYANRNATKPTPTSKFLQGYVGAVTSAVSLAVGLNVLIQKANKLSPATRMIIQRFVPFPAVASANICNVGLMRHNELSEGIDVLDNNGNVVGSSKIAARHAIMETAFTRVVLPMPIFVLPPIIMSYLERLRFLQSNRRLLLPIHSVVCLVTFGLSLPVAISLFPQMSQIEVSCLEPEIAMATDCKVVTYNKGL; the protein is encoded by the exons ATGGCGGAATCTGCAGCGTGTCCTGCTTTCCAGCTCGGAAGACCCCGATACGACCAG GGTTCATTCCTCGGCCGTCTGAGACACTTCATAGACATCATTGACCCCAGCACCCTGTTTGTGTCCGAG aaacagttgAAAGAATGCATCAAACTACTTGATGACTATAAACACGGCACACTCCCACCTGGAGTGTCTGATCTTCAG CTGTGGGAGGCCCAGAAGATCAAGCAG GCCATCATTCATCCTGACACAGGAGAGAAGATCTTCATGCCATTTCGAATGTCAG GTTATGTACCATTTGGAACACCAATT GTCATTGGCCTTCTTCTCCCAAATCAGACCGTGGTGTCTACCATTATATGGCAG TGGCTGAACCAGAGTCACAATGCCTGTGTCAACTATGCCAACCGCAACGCCACAAAA CCTACGCCAACATCCAAGTTTCTTCAAGGCTATGTAGGAGCTGTGACCAGTGCTGTTTCTCTtgca GTGGGACTGAATGTGCTGATTCAGAAGGCCAACAAGCTGAGCCCTGCCACCAGAATGATAATACAGAGATTTGTCCCCTTCCCAGCTGTAG CTAGTGCAAACATCTGTAACGTGGGCCTGATGAGACACAATGAGCTTTCTGAAGGTATTGATGTGCTGGACAACAACGGGAACGTGGTGGGATCCTCCAAAATTGCTGCAAGGCAT GCGATCATGGAGACCGCCTTCACACGTGTGGTCCTCCCGATGCCAATCTTTGTCCTGCCCCCCATCATCATGTCCTACCTAGAGAG GCTGAGGTTTCTGCAGAGCAACCGCAGATTGTTGCTGCCCATCCACAGCGTGGTGTGCCTGGTTACCTTCGGCCTCTCTCTGCCCGTGGCCATCAGCCTGTTCCCCCAGATGTCTCAG attGAGGTGTCTTGCCTAGAGCCGGAgatcgccatggcaacagattGCAAGGTGGTGACCTACAACAAGGGTTTATGA
- the sfxn5b gene encoding sideroflexin-5b isoform X2 has protein sequence MPFRMSGYVPFGTPIVIGLLLPNQTVVSTIIWQWLNQSHNACVNYANRNATKPTPTSKFLQGYVGAVTSAVSLAVGLNVLIQKANKLSPATRMIIQRFVPFPAVASANICNVGLMRHNELSEGIDVLDNNGNVVGSSKIAARHAIMETAFTRVVLPMPIFVLPPIIMSYLERLRFLQSNRRLLLPIHSVVCLVTFGLSLPVAISLFPQMSQIEVSCLEPEIAMATDCKVVTYNKGL, from the exons ATGCCATTTCGAATGTCAG GTTATGTACCATTTGGAACACCAATT GTCATTGGCCTTCTTCTCCCAAATCAGACCGTGGTGTCTACCATTATATGGCAG TGGCTGAACCAGAGTCACAATGCCTGTGTCAACTATGCCAACCGCAACGCCACAAAA CCTACGCCAACATCCAAGTTTCTTCAAGGCTATGTAGGAGCTGTGACCAGTGCTGTTTCTCTtgca GTGGGACTGAATGTGCTGATTCAGAAGGCCAACAAGCTGAGCCCTGCCACCAGAATGATAATACAGAGATTTGTCCCCTTCCCAGCTGTAG CTAGTGCAAACATCTGTAACGTGGGCCTGATGAGACACAATGAGCTTTCTGAAGGTATTGATGTGCTGGACAACAACGGGAACGTGGTGGGATCCTCCAAAATTGCTGCAAGGCAT GCGATCATGGAGACCGCCTTCACACGTGTGGTCCTCCCGATGCCAATCTTTGTCCTGCCCCCCATCATCATGTCCTACCTAGAGAG GCTGAGGTTTCTGCAGAGCAACCGCAGATTGTTGCTGCCCATCCACAGCGTGGTGTGCCTGGTTACCTTCGGCCTCTCTCTGCCCGTGGCCATCAGCCTGTTCCCCCAGATGTCTCAG attGAGGTGTCTTGCCTAGAGCCGGAgatcgccatggcaacagattGCAAGGTGGTGACCTACAACAAGGGTTTATGA
- the rab11fip5b gene encoding uncharacterized protein rab11fip5b: MMSLIDLDDDQRWVPTHVNVTVLRARGLRTKGKHGSRYLYTIIQVGKEKYTTGLVEKAEVPEWNEECCFELLPGILEDGGRSAYPPGSGDLVLTVMHRVLIGLDVFLGQTIIPLDKIFQDGVCPRDEWFKLNSKAGRKEKERGELQVTVQFTRNNMTASMFDLTMKDKPRSAFGKLKDRVTGRRRGDVESSSAIVPGRYAALSGSLGQPFGEEGGVAVESPDVEIAEEKRSKMKDFFKGRLRKSSDTRSCSSLASENSISSVASDNPGPPPSLDLLSDPPSSPIYTSKVRVDTHYGETDLAKKVLTSQHTTKVLTHKRAFSDEASKITTAFPRTNLAVESLKGQTMTQSKSSLCINGSHVYDSEPSTPKSLGAHSSKLVLLEKCSPLSRSLQNLTKRSEDKGSFAEGRRWSFDKTKKEEKEEEKEAQASSPPIQQAQIGGRPAEASLPVASSAGDSPDKGRKLRKTLFSGGRSDSLPAKSDLNQAGSTSEGRLRGWFGSADSQNKPRLEVSPKVESSSDVPPPLPPRSPVPPQSGHVSPDDCNHTNPFTPSSSPSSTPISPSKPFPSRMQCNPFFEELIVEESQRSPLFATCSSSGSSPFHYTTLPSQHCTPSPAHEVNATNMAFIKRERPRPVARQISLPALLPKTAEHNHSAPRSMSESAGEWDDSFDAFASSRLNSPKGSLPQKQLRTSPTSSRRHSYLLVNNNNHARELKTCEEEPPPLPPRRLLRTSVNEIYSDGWLHRGQELAVHKEAYLLSQTGVASLQRGREGECKRNSISPDAHTSSETSDSFSVNSQPYTNVTSPGFMSEEKLKKFKYEPLEDETDRWRGMLFEQDLYGRVCRGNYGQPKVNSHRLSLNAEETAGDKITSMNSGPKMVFDSEKSVADLLNTSSTTPSKPDAKVLDITITPVEETESNPPETPCINNNVSFSLTLGDLNMNVNNSDFSFIDSDSSSQSEVVDTLKAINSFGGTFPQPSENSQIAAYHAETVTTLQDMFTLKDTYIPEMNSSFEITASSNKLCNVSSVCQDNCQDCRCELSNVAPHGNCRVSRREITALSSQIQTPNPPHLETESKEDIPRCADDFKKTHKDFDDNGNPQAKMDTLNQKEPFSGVVSARFRPKGVSRQNSSGSPTGHSGDREFEQLLSLVQNISGVSEGPLSYQPTKSALSSLLALNKQTDSQGDSANKDQTQHSESNATSQICSKDNTRSCLTENCITGKSSDMSFEDLHAKVAPNPRTPSKSKIGQSLQEPEPSSPSIPGALSLSADAQAMLHPTPVCCPSIHPSSVGPSAGASTTLAVATYTSSSSSYSTTSTTDQPLVDARHSLLPEETQPASNLPHQESRPHLVKPLTSSQSEKKEGRSVLEKLKSTIHPGRTTHQVAAEPERSQEVTVDNSAQYQHLTNMELISLLLQQEMDMQKQQATSERQEAQLHKCEAELKKVKLQVRDLEDYIDNLLLRIMEQTPTLLQVRNRHK, from the exons ATGGTTCAAGCTCAACTCCAAGGcgggaaggaaggagaaggaacGTGGTGAGCTTCAGGTAACAGTGCAGTTCACTCGCAACAACATGACAGCCAGCATGTTCGACCTCACCATGAAGGACAAACCTCGCTCTGCTTTTGGCAAGCTCAAGGATCGCGtcacagggaggaggaggggggacgTGGAGTCTTCCTCGGCCATTGTGCCAGGCCGCTACGCTGCCCTGTCGGGATCCCTGGGGCAGCCGTTTGGAGAGGAGGGCGGAGTGGCGGTGGAGTCACCAGATGTGGAGAtagcagaggagaagaggagcaaGATGAAAGATTTCTTCAAAGGAAGGCTGCGCAAGTCGTCTGACACCAGGTCATGCTCATCGCTGGCATCAGAGAATAGTATCTCTTCTGTGGCCAGTGATAATCCTGGGCCTCCACCCAGTCTGGATCTGCTGTCAGACCCTCCCAGCTCTCCCATCTACACGAGCAAAGTGAGAGTGGACACCCACTATGGAGAGACAGATTTAGCTAAAAAAG TGCTCACCAGCCAGCACACCACAAAGGTTCTCACACACAAGCGAGCCTTCAGCGATGAAGCTAGTAAGATCACAACAGCCTTCCCTCGAACAAATCTTGCAGTGGAGTCTCTCAAGGGTCAGACCATGACTCAGTCCAAGTCTTCCTTATGTATAAATGGAAGCCACGTCTACGACTCTGAGCCATCGACTCCAAAGAGCTTGGGAGCCCACTCGTCCAAGCTGGTCCTGCTGGAGAAGTGTTCCCCGCTCTCTCGTTCCCTGCAGAACCTCACCAAGAGAAGTGAGGACAAAGGTTCCTTTGCAGAAGGCCGACGCTGGTCCTTCGACAAAAcgaagaaagaggaaaaggaggaagaaaaggaagctCAGGCATCGTCTCCCCCAATTCAGCAAGCTCAGATAGGAGGTCGTCCTGCGGAAGCATCGTTGCCAGTCGCCTCCTCTGCTGGTGATTCACCTGACAAAGGGAGGAAGCTAAGAAAGACGTTATTCTCTGGAGGGAGGAGTGATTCTCTCCCAGCTAAGTCAGACCTGAACCAGGCAGGTTCCACATCTGAGGGGAGGCTCAGAGGCTGGTTTGGTTCCGCTGACTCCCAGAACAAGCCAAG GCTGGAAGTTTCTCCTAAGGTAGAAAGCAGCTCAGATgtaccccctcccctccctcctcgctCCCCTGTACCCCCTCAGTCCGGTCATGTCTCACCTGATGACTGCAATCACACCAATCCCTTcaccccctcttcctctccctcctcaacCCCCATCTCCCCTTCCAAGCCTTTCCCCTCACGTATGCAGTGCAACCCCTTTTTTGAGGAGCTCATAGTGGAAGAATCGCAGAGGTCCCCTCTTTTTGCGACTTGCTCCTCTTCTGGCTCATCCCCCTTTCATTACACCACTCTGCCCTCCCAGCACTGCACACCCAGCCCTGCTCATGAAGTTAATGCTACAAATATGGCTTTCATAAAGCGCGAGCGCCCCAGGCCAGTAGCTAGGCAGATATCTCTCCCTGCATTACTACCCAAAACAGCCGAACATAACCACTCCGCCCCTCGTTCCATGTCAGAGAGTGCAGGAGAATGGGATGACTCGTTTGATGCCTTTGCCTCCAGCAGGCTCAACTCGCCTAAAGGGAGTCTTCCTCAGAAACAACTGAGAACCAGTCCGACTTCATCTCGTAGACATAGTTATCTTCTAGTTAATAACAACAATCATGCACGAGAGCTGAAAACATGTGAAGAGGAGCCTCCACCTTTGCCTCCAAGGAGACTTTTAAGAACTTCAGTGAACGAGATTTACTCTGATGGCTGGCTGCACAGAGGTCAAGAGCTAGCTGTCCATAAAGAAGCCTACCTCCTCTCACAGACCGGCGTGGCCTCGCTGCAACGTGGACGAGAGGGAGAATGCAAACGAAACAGCATATCTCCAGACGCTCACACAAGCAGCGAGACCTCCGACTCCTTCAGCGTTAATTCTCAACCGTACACAAATGTTACGTCACCAGGATTCATGTCCGAAGAAAAGCttaaaaagttcaaatatgAACCTTTGGAAGACGAAACTGACCGCTGGCGAGGGATGTTGTTTGAGCAAGACTTGTATGGACGTGTGTGTAGAGGTAACTATGGACAGCCCAAAGTAAACAGTCATCGTCTCTCGTTGAATGCCGAAGAAACTGCTGGAGATAAGATCACATCTATGAACTCAGGCCCTAAAATGGTTTTTGATAGTGAGAAATCTGTTGCAGACCTTTTGAACACGTCATCTACTACTCCCTCAAAGCCAGATGCAAAGGTACTTGATATTACAATCACTCCAGTAGAGGAGACGGAGTCTAATCCACCGGAAACCCCATGCATCAACAATAACGTGTCTTTCTCACTAACCTTAGGAGATCTGAACATGAATGTGAATAATtcagattttagttttattgaTTCAGATAGCTCTTCTCAGTCAGAGGTAGTTGATACTCTCAAAGCCATCAACAGTTTTGGCGGGACTTTTCCACAGCCGTCGGAAAATTCACAGATAGCCGCTTACCATGCAGAGACAGTGACCACACTTCAGGATATGTTCACTTTGAAGGACACCTACATACCTGAGATGAACTCTTCCTTTGAAATAACTGCATCATCTAATAAACTGTGCAACGTCTCTTCAGTTTGCCAAGACAATTGCCAAGATTGCCGATGTGAACTGAGTAACGTGGCACCACATGGTAACTGCAGAGTAAGCAGAAGAGAGATCACTGCTTTGTCGTCACAAATTCAAACGCCTAACCCTCCCCATCTTGAAACTGAATCCAAAGAAGATATACCAAGATGTGCTgatgattttaaaaagacacataaGGACTTTGATGATAATGGAAACCCACAAGCTAAAATGGATACACTTAACCAGAAGGAGCCCTTTTCTGGTGTGGTTAGTGCACGTTTTAGACCAAAAGGAGTGTCCCGACAGAACAGCAGCGGCAGCCCAACTGGCCATAGTGGAGACAGAGAGTTTGAGCAGTTGTTGTCCCTTGTTCAAAATATTTCAGGAGTCAGTGAAGGACCGTTGTCGTATCAGCCCACTAAATCAGCTCTTTCTTCCTTACTGGCattaaataaacagacagattcGCAAGGAGATAGTGCCAACAAagaccaaacacaacacagtgagtCTAATGCAACGTCACAGATATGTTCAAAAGACAACACAAGGTCCTGTCTTACAGAGAATTGTATAACAGGAAAATCCTCTGACATGAGTTTTGAAGACCTTCACGCTAAAGTAGCACCCAACCCGAGAACCCCTTCAAAGTCAAAGATTGGGCAATCTTTGCAAGAGCCTGAACCCTCTTCACCCTCCATCCCTGGTGCACTCTCCCTGTCCGCTGATGCACAGGCTATGCTCCACCCTACCCCTGTCTGTTGCCCCTCCATACATCCCTCAAGCGTGGGGCCCAGTGCTGGAGCCAGCACTACTCTGGCTGTGGCCAcctacacctcctcctcttcctcctactcTACCACCTCCACCACAGACCAGCCCCTGGTCGATGCACGGCACTCACTTTTGCCTGAGGAGACACAGCCAGCTAGCAACCTGCCCCATCAGGAGAGCAG ACCTCATCTAGTGAAGCCATTAACCTCCAGCCAATCTGAGAAGAAGGAGGGCCGTTCGGTTCTGGAGAAGCTGAAGTCAACCATCCACCCGGGACGCACCACCCACCAGGTTGCAGCAGAACCTGAGAGGAGTCAG GAGGTGACAGTGGACAACTCGGCCCAGTACCAGCACCTGACCAACATGGAGCTGatctccctgctgctgcagcaggagatgGACATGCAGAAGCAGCAGGCGACCTCCGAGCGGCAGGAGGCGCAGCTGCACAAATGTGAGGCTGAGCTGAAAAAGGTCAAGCTACAGGTCCGAGACCTGGAGGACTACATTGATAATCTTTTACTGCGGATCATGGAGCAGACACCCACGCTGCTTCAAGTGCGCAATAGACACAAGTGA